A genomic segment from Montipora foliosa isolate CH-2021 chromosome 9, ASM3666993v2, whole genome shotgun sequence encodes:
- the LOC137969342 gene encoding PITH domain-containing protein GA19395-like encodes MAGCGHEHHEHKHDLCESERGAQFHLFQKIDLIKLQCLNEAEEGSAKNVFKPWDERLDTTKFVQSDVDEELLFNVPFVGQVKLKGIVVIGGENGDHPSKMKLFKNRPFMTFDDATAEPDQTFDLNEDHDGSLEYTPKVTRFSSVEHLSIYFPNNFGSETSKVYFIGLKDDFQKVHRHGVTICTYEAKPNPSDHKTGTFDSVHHPVS; translated from the coding sequence ATGGCGGGTTGTGGGCACGAGCATCATGAACACAAACACGACCTGTGTGAGTCTGAAAGAGGCGCTCAGTTTCATCTCTTTCAAAAGATTGACTTAATAAAACTTCAGTGTTTGAACGAAGCCGAGGAAGGTTccgcaaaaaatgtttttaaacctTGGGACGAACGACTGGACACAACGAAGTTTGTGCAAAGCGACGTGGACGAAGAACTCTTGTTTAATGTTCCTTTTGTTGGTCAAGTCAAGCTCAAAGGTATCGTAGTCATTGGAGGAGAGAATGGAGACCATCCGTCAAAGATGAAACTGTTCAAAAATCGCCCGTTTATGACATTCGATGATGCTACTGCGGAACCTGATCAAACGTTCGATTTGAACGAGGACCATGATGGAAGTTTGGAGTATACACCTAAGGTCACTCGTTTCTCCAGTGTCGAGCATCTTTCCATTTACTTTCCCAATAACTTTGGATCTGAAACAAGCAAGGTGTATTTTATCGGGCTGAAGGATGATTTTCAAAAAGTACATCGCCATGGTGTAACAATTTGTACGTACGAAGCAAAGCCTAACCCATCCGATCATAAAACTGGGACATTCGACAGTGTGCACCACCCTGTTAGTTAA
- the LOC137969341 gene encoding retinol dehydrogenase 14-like, producing the protein MANSTVVVLSVITAGLAFIYHRLRCYFAGGVCKNNVSLKGKTVIVTGANTGLGKEVALDLAKRQARVILACRSREKGQKAADDIRSQVKEAVLVLKCLDLSSLTSVRDFSAEILNEEERLDVLVNNAGVYMDPPMVKTKAGLEIHFAVNHLGHFLLTNLLLPLLEKSAPSRIVVVSSSLAKRAAIDFENIYAEKGNSQKQNHMTGPYAQSKLANMLFAHDLNKRLPKGVTVNSVCPGLCWTELHRNSSLSLVKKLFLLPIAFIVAKRPREGAQTIIYCATEEKLSNMSGKIFADCAIKEFAAHTRDDGVAKKLWELSETLVQRH; encoded by the exons ATGGCAAACAGCACTGTTGTCGTTCTCTCCGTTATAACGGCTGGATTGGCGTTTATTTACCATCGCCTCCGCTGCTATTTCGCCGGAGGGGTCTGCAAAAATAATGTTTCCTTGAAAGGAAAAACTGTCATCGTCACTGGGGCAAACACAGGTTTAGGAAAAGAGGTAGCTTTGGATCTTGCAAAACGCCAAGCACGAGTGATCCTCGCTTGCAGAAGCCGCGAGAAAGGACAAAAAGCGGCGGATGACATTCGGTCTCAGGTCAAAGAGGCAGTATTGGTACTCAAGTGTCTTGATTTGTCGTCTTTGACTTCCGTGCGTGATTTTTCTGCGGAAATATTGAATGAGGAAGAGAGATTGGATGTTTTGGTCAATAACGCAGGTGTCTATATGGACCCCCCTATGGTCAAGACCAAAGCAGGACTTGAGATTCACTTTGCTGTCAACCATCTTGGACACTTCTTGCTGACTAATTTGTTGTTGCCTCTTCTGGAGAAATCAGCGCCAAGTCGGATTGTGGTGGTCTCATCAAGTTTGGCCAAGAGAGCTGCCATTGACTTTGAGAACATTTATGCTGAGAAGGGTAATTCACAAAAGCAGAATCATATGACAGGACCTTATGCCCAGAGCAAACTGGCAAACATGTTGTTTGCACATGATCTAAACAAGAGGCTTCCAAAAG GTGTCACTGTAAACAGTGTGTGCCCAGGTTTATGCTGGACTGAACTTCATCGTAATTCATCTCTGAGTTTGGTCAAAAAGCTTTTTCTCCTGCCCATTGCATTTATAGTGGCCAAAAGACCAAGGGAGGGAGCTCAGACTATCATTTATTGTGCTACAGAGGAGAAATTAAGCAACATGTCAGGGAAAATATTTGCAGACTGTGCTATTAAGGAATTCGCTGCTCACACAAGAGATGACGGAGTAGCCAAGAAACTGTGGGAACTGAGTGAAACATTGGTACAAAGGCACTAA